Proteins encoded in a region of the Streptomyces sp. NBC_00708 genome:
- a CDS encoding endonuclease VII domain-containing protein, giving the protein MPYPIGPTPWRVIYKPTERRREPARTHPCALAREGDRCTPSTLAAVNTMVWDHCHTHGFIRGPLCTQHNLRMHRYDTGWPHNAHDPDFIDYARRCAGCSGPW; this is encoded by the coding sequence ATGCCGTACCCCATTGGCCCCACCCCGTGGCGCGTGATCTACAAGCCAACCGAGCGCCGCCGCGAACCCGCCCGTACCCACCCCTGCGCCCTCGCCCGCGAAGGCGACCGCTGCACCCCGAGCACCCTGGCCGCCGTGAACACCATGGTCTGGGACCACTGCCACACTCACGGCTTCATTCGCGGACCCCTCTGCACCCAGCACAACCTCCGCATGCACCGGTACGACACCGGCTGGCCCCACAACGCCCACGACCCCGACTTCATCGACTACGCGCGCCGCTGCGCCGGCTGCTCCGGCCCCTGGTAG
- a CDS encoding ParB/RepB/Spo0J family partition protein: MSIKDKVGESSSFGRARSRSERGRAKALTEGSIPAYELVRLPLDQVAATPLNPRRNFGSTEEMTRFGEELREAQLAACVAVTRTAYLKLWPDHESQIGSSALYVLVNGERRFRSAVHVGLDKLDFVVRDDLAATREDFVDHLLAENLDREDFDVIERARGVEQLVNICAEDGGERGSRIRAAKRLGKDRSWVTNQLALLTLPAEIQVLLSAGEVSERDGRALARTLKEDPSQGAAQLLDHLSKAKEAAEQRKQEEQRLLAAGREVLAQDRPVETLSADNIPPSAGAEVPAAAPASEEEVEASTDSLLLSADNNKTASTSQDDTTNRSTELETPPPPTIAKSDGVPEPREGQVRPEPSQGVVTGVRFPYDNAVQAAQFLHDRMDDSQFLILVDILNRMADGRRAPAKVTAD; encoded by the coding sequence ATGAGCATCAAGGACAAGGTTGGTGAGAGCTCGTCGTTCGGCCGCGCACGCAGCCGCAGCGAGCGTGGCCGGGCAAAGGCTCTGACCGAGGGCTCAATTCCGGCGTACGAGCTGGTCCGGCTTCCTCTCGATCAGGTCGCTGCCACTCCCCTCAACCCTCGGCGGAACTTCGGCTCCACAGAGGAGATGACGCGCTTCGGTGAGGAGCTTCGGGAGGCTCAGCTCGCCGCCTGTGTCGCCGTCACTCGCACTGCCTACCTGAAGCTGTGGCCTGATCACGAGAGCCAGATCGGCAGCAGCGCGCTTTACGTTCTCGTCAATGGTGAGCGCCGCTTCCGTAGCGCCGTCCATGTCGGGCTCGACAAACTCGACTTCGTGGTACGAGATGATCTCGCCGCGACTCGCGAGGACTTCGTCGACCATCTTCTGGCCGAGAACCTCGACCGTGAGGACTTTGACGTCATAGAGCGTGCCCGCGGGGTGGAGCAGCTTGTCAACATCTGCGCCGAGGACGGCGGCGAGCGGGGCTCGCGCATTCGTGCCGCCAAACGCCTTGGCAAGGATCGGTCTTGGGTGACCAATCAGCTCGCTCTGTTGACCCTGCCGGCGGAGATTCAAGTGCTGCTCAGTGCTGGCGAAGTCTCGGAGCGCGACGGCCGCGCCTTGGCGCGGACCCTCAAGGAAGACCCGAGCCAGGGTGCCGCGCAGCTCCTCGATCACCTCTCCAAAGCCAAGGAGGCGGCGGAACAGCGGAAGCAGGAGGAGCAGCGACTGCTTGCAGCGGGTCGTGAGGTTTTGGCTCAGGATCGGCCGGTGGAAACGTTGTCCGCGGACAACATCCCGCCTTCGGCCGGTGCGGAGGTCCCAGCAGCGGCGCCCGCATCGGAGGAGGAGGTGGAGGCGAGCACTGACTCCTTGTTGTTGTCCGCGGACAACAACAAGACTGCCTCGACATCCCAGGACGACACCACAAACAGGTCGACGGAACTGGAGACACCTCCCCCGCCGACTATTGCCAAGTCAGACGGTGTCCCTGAACCTCGTGAGGGACAGGTACGCCCAGAGCCGTCACAGGGGGTCGTCACCGGGGTCAGGTTCCCCTACGACAACGCCGTTCAGGCAGCTCAGTTCCTCCACGACCGGATGGACGACTCCCAGTTCCTGATCTTGGTAGACATCCTCAACAGGATGGCCGACGGGCGCCGAGCCCCGGCCAAGGTGACCGCAGACTAG
- a CDS encoding Lsr2 family protein has product MFADWQQALDAEGLPLNPNTDDQRAAATRTIARHATSNEDLVLLLNMTGLPSDDDNLTALLPLIPDTGDAPAMTHPTSPPAPSARDAAVRHTSGTTAQTSREASGLSDARLRDVILDQPRTHLTPPAAETIDVEQLLAWAASHPAASVRRRAARITADLTDLTGRHHQEAAQREAEAQVAKAKAELEKAQAVLHTLKTGPRATTTPTTSPTSSHRSGLGSGRTREELAAIRKWARANGYKVADAGMVPKTVVEAYDAAHRTPTREES; this is encoded by the coding sequence ATGTTCGCCGACTGGCAGCAGGCCCTCGACGCCGAGGGCCTGCCCCTGAACCCCAACACCGACGACCAGCGAGCCGCCGCCACACGCACCATCGCCCGCCACGCGACCAGCAACGAGGATCTCGTCCTCCTCCTGAACATGACCGGCCTGCCCAGCGACGACGACAACCTCACCGCCCTGCTCCCCCTCATTCCCGACACCGGAGACGCACCCGCCATGACACATCCCACCTCTCCCCCCGCACCGTCCGCGCGCGATGCCGCCGTCCGCCACACCAGCGGCACGACCGCACAGACCAGCCGCGAGGCAAGCGGGCTGAGCGATGCTCGCCTCCGCGACGTCATCCTCGACCAGCCCCGTACGCACCTCACCCCGCCCGCAGCCGAGACCATCGACGTGGAACAGCTGCTCGCCTGGGCCGCTTCACACCCGGCCGCCTCCGTACGCCGCCGGGCCGCCCGCATCACCGCCGACCTGACCGACCTGACCGGACGGCACCACCAAGAGGCCGCGCAACGTGAAGCCGAAGCGCAGGTGGCCAAGGCCAAGGCCGAACTGGAGAAGGCACAGGCGGTACTGCACACGCTGAAGACCGGCCCCCGCGCGACCACGACGCCCACGACCTCCCCGACGTCGTCGCACCGCTCCGGCCTGGGCAGCGGCCGCACCAGGGAGGAGCTCGCCGCGATCAGGAAGTGGGCGCGCGCGAACGGCTACAAGGTCGCCGACGCCGGCATGGTGCCCAAGACCGTGGTGGAGGCATACGACGCCGCCCACCGGACGCCGACCCGCGAGGAGAGCTGA
- a CDS encoding WhiB family transcriptional regulator has translation MPGSRSAATQPATPADDRIPFPTSDQPLSCRTDPALFAIEDVDTAEDPRAREKALAHARRACSACPVVTDCLKWALANPDLTPTGVWAATTKRARTRLRNQLAARLGPDWVGVLAERDRRRRERQHAARLAPPAVRDQALARLELELIPTRPEPYEPWCEPMTPARQAQNRAVLQAALTTPVAA, from the coding sequence ATGCCCGGTTCCCGCTCCGCTGCCACTCAGCCGGCCACCCCGGCCGACGACCGGATCCCCTTTCCCACCTCGGATCAGCCCCTGAGCTGCCGCACCGACCCGGCACTCTTCGCCATCGAGGACGTCGACACGGCCGAGGACCCGCGCGCCCGGGAAAAGGCCCTGGCACACGCCCGGCGCGCCTGCTCCGCCTGCCCAGTCGTCACCGACTGCCTGAAGTGGGCCCTGGCCAACCCGGATTTGACCCCGACCGGCGTGTGGGCAGCGACCACCAAGCGCGCACGCACCCGGCTCCGCAACCAACTCGCTGCCCGGCTCGGCCCCGACTGGGTCGGCGTCCTCGCCGAGCGGGACCGCCGCCGGCGCGAACGACAGCACGCCGCCCGCCTCGCCCCGCCGGCCGTCCGCGACCAGGCCCTGGCCCGGCTGGAGCTGGAGCTAATCCCGACCCGGCCCGAGCCGTACGAGCCGTGGTGCGAGCCGATGACCCCGGCCCGCCAGGCACAGAACCGCGCAGTTCTCCAGGCCGCGCTGACCACGCCGGTGGCCGCGTGA
- a CDS encoding ParA family protein, with translation MTAPYSPEDREKVVAKLPTPLRRELKVRAAELGVDIQDAVADGVIAWMKLKSHPVVDTSNGSSFATYLPAGLYAKLKDTSKTSKISYNQGVAQAIRCWLDTHPSPRPAPLRTTGARRVVFGNQKGGVGKTSVSAGVAQALAETNKRTLLIDFDPQGHLTRQLGYAMLEIGAASLAKHMLDEAEGDLRALLVPIKGGDFEDRLWLLPACKDAFLLDAKLATTRAVRIKETALERVLEALEQDFDYVIVDCPPSLGYTMDTALYYGRTREGEESSQSGIVIPVQAEDTSGDAYDMLEEQIDDLCEDLKIEIQTLGFVVNLYDARNGYIATSSLESWQAMNEPVLGIVPELKEQREAVRRKEPLLAYEPDCEQANVLRSIARRIQG, from the coding sequence ATGACTGCGCCTTACAGCCCCGAAGATCGTGAAAAGGTAGTTGCCAAACTGCCGACTCCTCTGCGCCGTGAACTCAAGGTGAGAGCAGCCGAGTTGGGCGTCGACATCCAGGACGCGGTGGCCGATGGGGTTATTGCCTGGATGAAGCTGAAGTCCCACCCAGTTGTCGACACCAGCAACGGCTCCTCCTTCGCCACGTACCTGCCCGCCGGGCTGTACGCGAAGCTGAAGGACACCAGCAAGACCAGCAAGATCTCCTACAACCAAGGGGTGGCCCAGGCGATCCGCTGCTGGCTGGACACCCACCCCTCCCCCCGTCCTGCTCCTCTGCGGACAACGGGCGCCCGACGTGTCGTGTTCGGAAACCAGAAGGGCGGCGTGGGTAAGACGTCGGTGTCGGCCGGTGTGGCTCAGGCCCTGGCTGAGACCAACAAGCGCACGCTGCTCATCGACTTCGATCCACAAGGTCACCTGACTCGACAGCTCGGCTACGCCATGCTCGAGATCGGGGCAGCCAGCCTGGCGAAGCACATGCTGGACGAAGCCGAAGGTGATCTTCGAGCTCTGCTCGTCCCCATAAAGGGTGGAGACTTTGAGGACCGCCTCTGGCTCCTGCCCGCGTGCAAGGACGCATTCCTACTGGACGCCAAGCTCGCCACAACCCGCGCGGTACGGATCAAGGAAACAGCCCTTGAGCGTGTACTTGAAGCGTTGGAGCAGGACTTCGACTACGTCATCGTCGACTGCCCTCCGAGCCTCGGCTACACGATGGACACCGCGCTCTATTACGGGCGTACCCGTGAGGGTGAGGAGTCGAGCCAGTCCGGCATCGTGATTCCGGTACAGGCAGAGGACACCTCCGGTGATGCGTACGACATGCTCGAAGAGCAGATCGATGACCTCTGCGAGGACCTGAAGATCGAGATTCAGACCCTCGGCTTCGTCGTCAACCTCTACGACGCACGCAATGGCTACATCGCGACGTCCTCTCTCGAATCCTGGCAGGCCATGAACGAGCCCGTGCTCGGCATCGTCCCTGAACTCAAGGAGCAGCGGGAGGCGGTTCGCCGCAAGGAGCCCTTGCTCGCCTACGAGCCGGACTGCGAGCAGGCAAACGTTCTCCGCTCGATCGCTCGGAGGATCCAGGGATGA
- a CDS encoding GGDEF domain-containing protein, giving the protein MTAALLPRKALRITAMALPLAGWTLHSTVLHHRLTQANRDPLTTAWRREAFTTRAQRLLDRHPGDVALVLADADDFKQINDNYGHSAGDAALAAIGARLTDWAGPRGVVGRLGGDEFAVLTRIEPRHQDLRLEHLTHLMSRPFQHDDGLLPLAVSLGAATPAAVKATDLRTLMRAADAAMYEGKHTGRIVHARPDHAAAPSVNGRRSGRPGTALRGRAA; this is encoded by the coding sequence ATGACTGCCGCCCTGTTACCGCGTAAGGCTCTCCGCATCACGGCCATGGCCCTTCCTCTGGCCGGATGGACTCTGCACAGCACCGTCCTGCACCACCGCCTCACCCAGGCCAACCGAGACCCCCTCACCACCGCCTGGCGCCGCGAAGCATTCACCACCCGCGCGCAACGCCTCCTGGACCGCCACCCCGGCGACGTCGCCCTGGTCCTCGCAGACGCCGACGACTTCAAGCAGATCAACGACAACTACGGGCACTCGGCGGGCGATGCCGCGCTCGCCGCGATTGGCGCCCGGCTGACCGACTGGGCCGGACCGCGCGGCGTCGTCGGCAGGCTCGGCGGCGACGAGTTCGCCGTCCTCACCCGCATCGAGCCCCGCCACCAGGACCTGCGCCTGGAGCACCTCACCCACCTCATGTCGCGCCCGTTCCAGCACGACGACGGGCTGCTGCCCCTGGCCGTCTCGCTGGGCGCCGCCACCCCCGCAGCCGTCAAAGCCACCGACCTGCGAACCCTGATGCGCGCGGCCGACGCCGCCATGTACGAGGGCAAGCACACCGGCCGCATCGTCCACGCCCGCCCCGACCACGCCGCCGCACCGTCCGTCAACGGCCGTCGCTCCGGCCGGCCCGGCACCGCCCTGCGGGGGCGAGCGGCATGA